Genomic DNA from Hordeum vulgare subsp. vulgare chromosome 2H, MorexV3_pseudomolecules_assembly, whole genome shotgun sequence:
TTTGACTTCGTTTTTTTCGGAGGTTGGAGTAGATCAACGCCGAGTGACTCCATTGCACAGGCTGCCGGCTACTAGCACAGTAGCGGCTAGGGCAAGGAACGGCAGAACAACCGAGGTATTTTTTGTCTGATTATTTTATCCCTCAATTTCAATCTGGAGTAATTTTGATTCCTGTAAGAGCAACATTTTTTTTCTTGATTTGGATATATATAGCTGGAGATTGTTGCTGGTAATTTACTCCGTTTTCCAGCATTTAGGTGTCGCCCTCGCTCCTtttttgcaaacatgtttcctgaAAACACTTGTCTAGTTGGGAGAAAACAGATAGTGATCAAGCAGATCAATTAACTGTCATTATTCTTGACACTATTATTCATGATTTTGGATAAAAAATGCACGAAGTCATTTCTCATGATTGTTGAAGGCATTCGTTTTTGTTGTGCTTTATAACTTATATGACATTTGATCTAGAACATAAGGTACAACATTGTCATCAAATATTATCTACCTGAATTTTTTATCATTGTTTATTATGGCTTTACAAGATTTTTCATATAAGTGTGTGGAATCTAAAAAACCACCACGGCCACAGGGCCCATTAATCGAGTTCGCCCCATGGCCTCTGAAATTCCAGGAGCGGCCCTGGTCCTAGTCATGAGCTTATTGTGGGATAAGAGTTATAAGAAAACTTGCACCTTGGAGTATTACAGTTGACTACATAGAGAGAATAAAAACAGGTTGTACAACTTTAAAATTTACTAGCAaaaaagcccgtgcgttgcaacgggagaaaaaaataccatccATTCTAACTCTATAAATTAAATCAATGACGTCGCAATAATTTATATTAGAGGAAAGATGTAATTAAAAGAATAATTCATAAGATGGGACGTGAAACACAATTTTTTTGGAAGCTATAATAAATATTCCGGTCATTTAGAATCACCCATGAACAGACTTATATAGTTAAAAATTGAATGTCACTTCTACTTAAATTTTTGTCCCCAAACTTTGCCCATAAATTATTTTGTCACCTTACCAAGCCCCACCAAATATCAGAACTTTTTTCAGACCTTACAAATATCTACTTCCTATTCAAATGAGTTTGAATTCAACTCTTCCATATGGGTTGAAACTTCTTTTGTTGAACTAAGTATAAATTATATGCTTTAcgttaaaagtttcaacattttccatGCATCCTAGCCATTTCTTTTCCATCCTTCCCtatttctacttcttctttctaatttctaTAAAGGAATTTAGAGAAAGAAAttaaaggagagagagagagcaatagTGTAGAGCCCATCTGGCCTGCCAAGGCCCAGCCGCACTATTTTCCttcagtgcctgcacaaacattgTTGGAACCATCAGCTTTAGTAGTATCTCATCCCTCATTACCCCTTTCGCTTCCTGTTGAAGAAAGCAAAGATACAAAACaaaaggaacaacttctttagtttgTGATTCTATCTGAGAAAGTGAATTGACTGTATACAGAATGGCAGTGACTTATCATATAAAATATCAGAACATAGTTGTAACCAAAAATGAGAAACAATAGCATGCACATCTGCATACAACAACCATTTTTGTGCATACATAGTTGTATTCTACAACAATTAAATTGTGATGCAGATCCAAATCCATTTCGGTGTGTATTGTAGTATTGAGCTTTGAAGAACACAGGCACAACAATTCAATAAGGAGACAGACCAGGAAGCAATCCAAATACTAAGTGCACACTGTAAAGTGGGGATACCTTCAATGGATAACCCAAGCATATGACCGCAGAAGCACTGATACCATCGGAGCTAGCTACCATGCAGCTGACCCTGAGAATGTTGAAGCATCACATAAGTGTACTCAGAAGTCAGATCATATGACAAACCAAAAAGATGCACAAGCAACAACATTATCACACCACTAAATGTTACCTCGAACCCATAGACTTCCTCATAAGAACAAGCGGGTGACCAGGATGCTCTGCCACAACATTCTTCACCACACTGAGATGATGGTCGACAAGCTTGTCTGCCTTCGGGGGAGGCCTCCGTTTACCACCCGACATATCtgcagtgttgttgcttgataaattaATCAACCATTAAGTGAACATGGGTCAAGCATTAAGAACCGGACCTTCAGATAAAAGAGAAACAATTAGGAGTAGATGGAATTGAATAAACTCACATGGATAGTCGAATGTTACTACTTCAATGGCATCCAGGGCATCTTTCACCATCTCCTTCCAGCTAGAAGAACCAATTGTCAGTTCTTAAACATAACTATCCACATACCAAGCACATATAGATGTGTACACAAACTGGAATCCTTGTTCAAGTGATTACAAAAACTGCAGATCCATCAAGCgcgtgaagaagaagcagagaaagAGAGCTCACTGGGTCATCCaatcagaggaggagggggcACCGGCACCGTGGGGGAATACGACCACCGGTTGTCGGTGAGTAAGTTTAGTCCAAAAGGGCGGAGGCGGTGACGGCGCCGTCGTGCACTGATCCGCGCGGCGGCGCTTGCGAGCCATGGAGGAAGGTTAGGGGCTAGCACGTGCAGGCCATGGCAGCTCCGGCGAGTAGGAACTGGCGAGGCCGGCTGAGTCCTGTGGCGCAGCGAGGAGGAGAGGTCGGCTGAGGGCTGGGGCGGCCGATGCACGAGGCTATGGCTGGCCTGGTGCGGTTGGTCAACGCGGGGATCGGGCGAGGCACTCGACCTGGATCCCGATCCAAGAGCGAGGCGAGGCGAACGCCCTGCTAGGCTGACCCGATCCAGAACGGGGCGACGGGGACTCGCAACAGGGATCCGCGGCGGAAGGCGACCAGTGGCGGGCGGAGCTTGGGCGGCGGCAGCTGCTGCGCGGTGCGGTAGGGCGCCTCGGgcacgggagctcgagctgggcTGGTCGCTCCGATGGGGAGGCAGGGAAGCGCAGCTCCGATGGGTTATTTTTTTACTCTTACACGTACCGATTCGTTGACTTACTTGGGGATTGCGGGTTGATTAGCTAAATCAACAGGGGCTTTTGTATAAAAATGCCTCGGCGGATTTTCCGACAGaaacgatagcctctttattattattaggtaaagataatgTTATAGAGGGAATCTGTGGTGAATTGCGCGTTTGCCTCTATTTGGTCCATCTCATAGGGGGGAAAAGGAGGTTGTACAACTCTAAAATTTATAATGTTAGTGCATCTTTAACAACCTTTGTATATTGGATTGCTAAAAAATTGTTATAgcaaaagaagagagaaggtTTACAAAGCCTATATGTTTTTGGTTTGGTAGCCTTTGTATATTGAATTGCTATATTTGCACGAAACACACAATGACATGTGGCACAGTTTGTCATAGATTGCACActagcatacatatatatatatatatatactagcacAACTCACGTCCACATACACACACACGTACATTTACACACATGCAGCACACACACGTATACATGCAACACACACGTATACATGCATGCACACACGTACACGTACACATGCATCACACACACACGTACACACGTACAAATGCAGCACACACGCGTACGTACACGTACACGTACATACGCGCGCACACACGTGCACACACAGCGCACGCGCATCACATACACTAGTACACAGACTTACCTGTCATTGAGACAAAGTGAGGCTTTAGAAGGCTTGTTAAAAATTTACTAATTGGTCTTTGACTTGATAAGTATGCAAAGTGTGGGTGTAAATATAGCAAGCTTTGTAAAAAAAATAGTGAAAAACCACTTATACAAAGGTTGTTGAAGAAGATATTTTGACTAAGATTTATAAAATAGCAAGTGAGTACAAATATACAAATGTTGTTGGACATGCTCAGAGAATCTGTCAGATGAGAGCATCCTTGCTGTCAGAAAGAACAACCCCAAGGATGATCTGCTCTAGGCAATACCAGGACTCCATCATGGTTGAGCTAAACATTCTTCTAAACGACAGTTTGATGTTCTGGCCATCCCAAACCTCAGCCACAATCACACACTATTGAATATAAGGGCCAAAACTGGACATACGAGCAGAGGGGAGGTCAAACCAATTATCctcccaatttttttattttttgtccccTTGCCCCACTACCCATCTGTAGCCAAATTTGAGGGTTTTGGCTGCCCATAAAACCACCTTGCAGTAGACAGAGGAGCTTCGATTCTTCCAGACAAAggtattttgtttcttttttgtggataatattttgattctttccaatatatATTATTTATCCACTATTTTCCTCACGAACTTTTA
This window encodes:
- the LOC123425591 gene encoding uncharacterized protein LOC123425591, with product MARKRRRADQCTTAPSPPPPFWTKLTHRQPVVVFPHGAGAPSSSDWMTHWKEMVKDALDAIEVVTFDYPYMSGGKRRPPPKADKLVDHHLSVVKNVVAEHPGHPLVLMRKSMGSRVSCMVASSDGISASAVICLGYPLKEAKGVMRDEILLKLMVPTMFVQFIAFTTHIIFTHYTNIFPTVDRMHTLSYPIDNTPEEAVKGARRRSEVEWEQGGASWRRQHPDDG